A stretch of the Vidua chalybeata isolate OUT-0048 chromosome 19, bVidCha1 merged haplotype, whole genome shotgun sequence genome encodes the following:
- the ITGB4 gene encoding integrin beta-4 isoform X7, whose product MRRKMMNVLPRACARLLLLSLLCATGVCQWSKNNRCVLSRAKSCTECIRVDKDCSFCTDESFEEPRCDLRENLLRSGCGDASIVYTQGEMRTLKNSSINVSLQRTQVSPQAMYMRLRAGEEMSFNMDVFQPKESPVDLYILMDFSYSMSDDLDNLKSMGHNLADFLQALTSNYTIGFGKFVDKVSSPQTDMRPEKLREPWHNADSPFSFKNVIRLTSNINHFSQELRKERISGNLDAPEGGFDAILQTAVCKDKIGWRKDSTHLLVFSTESAFHYEADGTNVLAGILARNDEQCHLDSHGTYVYDTKQDYPSVPTLVRLLGQHNIIPIFAVTNHSYSYYEKLHKYFPISEIGELQEDSSNIVELLRTAFERIRSKMDIRADFTPKALKTEFTSLEFEKTESGSFNITRGKVSKFHMHVKALEYVGGQHVCSLPEKDRQGVIHVKPTSLSDSLTVSTAVICDVCPCEQQQELDSPKCSFHGNFVCGQCICHPGWRGDTCDCSPASSPNNEACIRPGDVEPCSGRGECLCGKCQCYSEDQTLRFDGAFCEFDVLQCPRTSGFLCNDRGRCSRGACVCESGWEGPGCECPTSNDTCIDSRGGICNNHGRCECGRCICDMASLYTSSTCEISYSLGFQAVCESIRDCVRCQTWGTGNLKGNCSSCHLQIQMVEELKKGNVRSRAGHSQHVVSPVCPAPCGCARRPAPQVFPGPGDFTTMSPLPTEEAGEYCSFQDEDDDCTYHYTLEGDPSVLPNTTVPVQKNKECPPGSFFWLIPLLIFLILLLGLLLLLCWKFCACCKACLALLPCCARGSDPAPGSAGRTVGFKEDHYMLRQSLMSSDHLDTPLVRSGSLKGRDTVRWKIHNNVHKQGVTSPAATNAKDLSECPRASSFWVGYFSDQQGRSLIWGVLFAVPYGLSLRLARLFTQNLMKPDTREFEQLRKEVEENLNEVFKHIPGCHKVQQTKFRLQPNSGKRQDHTIVDTVLTAPYSAKPDIIKVVEKHVSHEAFNDLKVAPGYYTVTSDQGREQSLALAPGWVQGVISHLSPLSFPPDAQGMVEFQEAVELVDVRVPLFIRDDDDDEKQLQVEAIEVPNGIAKIGRRVVNITIIKEQASSLITFLQPAYSHSRFDKLAKIPVLREIIDNGKSQVTYRTRDLTAKNGRDYIFTEGELVFQPGETRKEVQVPLLELTEIDTLLNNCQLKQFAIDLLHPKYGAKIGRYPQTTVTIADPELVDGVPSMTGLAQVPQSPKGRLSAPFNPDARALSSREISFNWFPPPGKPLGYKVKYWIQGDPESEAHLLDVKTPSAELTNLYPFCDYEMQVCAYNGVGEGTYSDIIHCRTLEEVPSEPGRLAFNVVSSTVTQLSWAEPAETNGVITAYEVSYGLVNEDNVPIGPVKKVLVEDPRKRMVLIENLRESQPYRYMVKARNGAGWGPEREATINLATQPKRPMSIPIIPDVPIIDAEGGEDYDSYLMYSTDVLRSPAGSKRPSVSDDSEHLMNGRVDFSFPSSGSGTLTRTANTSYHQLSSHMHQEHRVMGSSSLTRDYSTMLMGHDYPGTLLPPIHEDAGRTLLRPRDVGFRSRAKVKGYYPSIGCRDSIIMTDGSAGMCKYIDSRKPLGIPDTPTRLVFSALGPTSLKVSWQEPRCEKEVQGYSVQYQLLNGGEVHRITIPNPSQNSVVVEDLLPNHSYIFKVKAQSEEGWGPEREGVITIESQVDPQSPLSPVPGTPFTLSTPCAPGPLVFTALSPDSLHLSWERPREPNGPILGYRITCERLHGGGEPRTIYVEGDNLETTLTVPHLSENVPYKFKVQANTTQGFGPEREGLITIESQDRGAFSQFGGQQYMREVYKFPTEYTTKTSISHSSLDPHFTDGMLVTTQRVENSSSTLTQEFVSHTVMASGTLTQQVERQFYEA is encoded by the exons ATGAG GAGGAAGATGATGAATGTGCTGCCACGGGcgtgtgccaggctgctcctcctgtccctgctctgcgCCACCGGTGTCTGCCAATGGAGCAAAA ACAACCGCTGTGTGCTGTCTCGGGCAAAGAGCTGCACCGAGTGCATCCGGGTGGATAAGGACTGCTCCTTCTGCACCGACGAG AGCTTTGAAGAGCCGCGCTGTGACCTGCGGGAGAACCTGCTGCGCTCCGGCTGCGGCGATGCCAGCATCGTGTACACCCAGGGAGAGATGAGGACACTGAAG AATTCCAGTATCAACGTGTCCCTGCAGAGGacccaggtgtccccccaggCCATGTACATGAGGCTGCGGGCTGGCGAGGAGATGAGCTTCAACATGGATGTCTTCCAGCCCAAAGAGAGCCCTGTGGATCTCTACATCCTCATGGACTTCTCCTACTCCATGTCCGATGATCTGGACAACCTCAAAAGCATGGGGCATAACCTAG CGGACTTCCTGCAAGCCCTGACTTCCAATTACACCATCGGATTTGGCAAGTTTGTGGACAAAGTCTCATCCCCTCAGACAGACATGAGACCCGAAAA GCTGCGTGAGCCCTGGCACAATGCCGATTCCCCGTTCTCCTTCAAGAACGTCATCCGCCTGACCAGCAACATCAACCACTTCAGCCAGGAGCTCCGCAAGGAGCGCATCTCCGGCAACCTGGATGCCCCCGAGGGCGGCTTTGATGCCATCCTGCAGACAGCTGTTTGCAAG GATAAGATTGGCTGGAGAAAGGACAGCACTCACCTGCTCGTGTTCTCCACCGAGTCTGCCTTTCACTATGAAGCTGATGGTACCAACGTCCTGGCAGGGATCCTGGCGAGGAATGACGAGCAGTGTCACCTGGACAGCCACGGCACCTACGTGTATGACACCAAGCAGGACTATCCTTCAGTGCCCACCCTCGTGCGCCTCTTGGGCCAGCACAACATCATCCCCATATTTGCTGTCACCAACCACTCCTACAGCTACTACGAG AAGCTGCACAAGTATTTCCCCATCTCCGAGATCGGGGAGCTCCAGGAAGACTCTTCCAACATCGTGGAGTTGCTCCGCACAGCCTTTGAG CGCATCCGCTCCAAGATGGACATCCGGGCTGACTTCACCCCCAAAGCCCTGAAGACAGAGTTCACCTCCCTGGAATTTGAAAAGACAGAATCTGGCTCCTTCAACATCACCCGTGGAAAAGTG AGCAAGTTCCACATGCACGTGAAGGCTCTGGAGTACGTTGGTGGGCAGCATGTCTGCAGCCTCCCCGAGAAGGACCGGCAAGGAGTCATCCATGTGAAACCCACGTCCCTGAGCGACAGCCTCACGGTGTCAACTGCTGTCATCTGCGACGTGTGTCCCTGTGAACAG CAACAAGAGCTGGACTCGCCCAAGTGTAGTTTCCATGGGAACTTTGTGTGTGGACAGTGCATCTGCCACCCGGGCTG GCGAGGGGACACGTGCGACTGCTCCCCGGCCTCATCCCCCAACAACGAAGCCTGCATCCGCCCTGGGGACGTGGAGCCGTGCTCGGGACGGGGCGAGTGCCTGTGCGGGAAGTGCCAGTGCTACTCCGAGGATCAGACCCTGCGCTTCGACGGCGCCTTCTGCGAGTTCGACGTCCTGCAGTGCCCGCGCACCTCCGGCTTCCTCTGCAACG ATCGTGGCCGCTGCTCCAGGGGTGCCTGCGTGTGCGAGAGCGGCTGGGAGGGCCCGGGCTGTGAATGTCCCACCAGCAACGACACCTGCATCGACAGCCGAGGG GGCATTTGCAATAACCACGGGAGGTGTGAATGTGGCAGATGCATCTGTGACATGGCTTCGCTGTACACCAGCTCCACCTGTGAAATCAGCTACTCTCTG GGCTTCCAGGCTGTGTGTGAGAGCATCCGGGACTGTGTCCGCTGCCAGACCTGGGGGACAGGCAACCTGAAAGggaactgcagctcctgccacctCCAGATCCAGATGGTGGAGGAGCTGAAGAAAGGTAACgtgagaagcagagctgggcacagccagcatgTGGTGTCTCCTGTGTGCCCTGCTCCGTGTGGGTGTGCACGTAGGCCTGCTCCCCAAGTCTTTCCTGGCCCTGGTGACTTCACAACCAtgtcccctctccccacagAGGAGGCTGGCGAGTACTGCTCCTTccaggatgaggatgatgacTGCACCTACCACTACACCCTGGAGGGAGACCCCAGTGTCCTCCCCAACACCACTGTCCCTGTGCAGAAGAATAAAG AGTGCCCGCCTGGGAGCTTCTTCTGGCTCATCCCACTGCTCATCTtcctcatcctgctcctggggctgctgctcctgctctgctggaagttCTGTGCCTGTTGCAAG GCTTGCCTGgccctgcttccctgctgcGCACGAG GCTCTGACCCCgcccctggctctgcaggtCGCACCGTTGGCTTCAAGGAGGACCACTACATGCTCCGCCAGAGCCTCATGTCCTCCGACCACCTGGACACGCCCCTGGTGCGTAGCGGCTCCCTCAAGGGTCGGGACACGGTCCGCTGGAAGATCCACAACAATGTCCACAAGCAGGGCGTCACCTCCCCCGCTGCCACCAACGCCAAGGACCTCAGTGAGTGTCCCCGTGCTTCCAGCTTCTGGGTGGGTTATTTCTCTGACCAACAAGGACGGAGTTTGATTTGGGGGGTTCTCTTTGCAGTTCCTTACGGGCTGTCCCTGAGGCTGGCTCGGCTTTTCACGCAGAACTTGATGAAACCGGACACCCGGGAGTTCGAGCAGCTGCGCAAGGAAGTGGAGGAGAAC CTGAACGAGGTTTTCAAGCACATTCCTGGCTGCCACAAGGTCCAGCAGACCAAGTTCAG gTTACAGCCTAATTCTGGGAAAAG gCAGGATCACACCATTGTGGACACAGTGCTCACTGCCCCTTACTCAGCCAAGCCAGACATCATCAAAGTGGTGGAAAAACATGTTTCCCACGAAGCCTTCAATGACCTGAAGGTTGCACCGGGTTATTACACTGTGACCTCAGACCAAGGtagggagcagagcctggcactggCTCCTGGCTGGGTACAGGGGGTTATTTCTCACCTCTCACCCTTGTCTTTTCCCCCAGATGCTCAGGGAATGGTGGAGTTCCAAGAGGCCGTGGAGCTGGTGGACGTCCGTGTCCCACTCTTCATCAGggacgatgatgatgatgagaagcagctgcaggtggaGGCCATCGAGGTCCCCAATGGCATCGCAAAGATTGGGCGCAGGGTTGTCAACATCACCATCATCAAAGAACAAG CCAGCAGCCTCATCACCTTCCTGCAGCCAGCCTATTCCCACAGCCGCTTTGATAAGCTGGCCAAGATCCCTGTCCTCAGGGAGATCATAGACAACGGGAAATCCCAAGTCACCTACAGGACCCGGGATCTCACGGCCAAGAATGGCAGG GACTACATCTTCACGGAAGGTGAGCTGGTCTTCCAGCCTGGGGAGACCCGAAAGGAGGTGCAGGTGCCCTTGCTGGAGCTGACAGAGATAGACACTCTCCTCAACAACTGCCAGCTCAAGCAATTTGCTATCGACCTCCTTCACCCCAAGTACGGCGCCAAGATTGGTCGCTACCCCCAGACCACGGTGACCATTGCTGACCCAG agctggtggATGGTGTCCCCTCGATGACTGGCCTGGCCCAGGTCCCCCAGTCCCCCAAAGGCCGCCTGAGTGCACCGTTTAATCCCGATGCCCGTGCTCTCAGCTCCAGGGAAATCAGCTTCAACTGGTTTCCTCCACCAGGAAAACCCCTGGGGTACAAG GTGAAATACTGGATCCAGGGGGACCCTGAGTCAGAAGCCCATCTCCTTGATGTCAAAACCCCATCAGCAGAGCTGACAAACCTTTACCCGTTCTGCGACTATGAGATGCAAGTCTGTGCCTACAACGGCGTGGGAGAAGGGACTTACTCGGACATCATCCACTGCCGCACGCTGGAGGAGG TGCCCAGCGAGCCCGGGCGCTTGGCTTTCAACGTCGTGTCTTCCACCGTGacccagctgagctgggccgAGCCTGCAGAAACCAACGGGGTGATCACAGCCTACGAAGTCAGCTATGGGCTTGTCAATGAGGACAACG TACCCATTGGGCCCGTGAAGAAGGTGCTGGTTGAAGACCCCAGGAAGCGCATGGTGCTGATCGAGAACCTGCGCGAGTCGCAGCCCTACCGCTACATGGTGAAGGCCAGGAACGGCGCGGGCTGGGGGCCCGAGAGAGAAGCCACCATCAACCTCGCCACGCAACCCAAACGCCCCATGTCCA TCCCCATCATCCCTGATGTCCCCATCATTGATGCAGAGGGAGGTGAGGACTATGACAGCTACCTGATGTACAGCACAGACGTGCTCCGCTCTCCGGCCGGCAGCAAGAGGCCCAGTGTCTCTGATGATTCAG AGCACTTGATGAATGGCCGAGTGGacttctccttccccagcagtggcagtggcacCTTGACCAGGACAGCCAACACCAGTTACCACCAGCTGAGCTCCCACATGCACCAGGAGCACAGGGTGATGGGCAGCTCCTCACTGACAAGAGATTACTCCACAATGCTGATGGGGCACG ATTACCCGGGGACACTCCTCCCTCCCATCCATGAAGATGCTGGGAGGACACTCCTCCGGCCCCGGGACGTGGGTTTCAGGAGCAGGGCAAAGGTGAAGGGTTACTACCCCAGCATTGGCTGCCGGGACTCTATAATCATGACTGATGGGTCCGCAGGGATGTGCAAGTACATAG ACTCAAGGAAGCCACTGGGCATCCCCGACACCCCCACCCGGCTGGTGTTCTCTGCCCTGGGCCCCACATCCCTGAAGGTGAGCTGGCAGGAGCCGCGCTGCGAGAAGGAGGTGCAGGGCTACAGCGTGCAGTACCAGCTCCTCAATGGAG GAGAGGTGCACAGGATCACCATCCCCAACCCCAGCCAGAACTCAGTGGTGGTGGAGGACCTGCTGCCCAACCACTCCTACATCTTCAAGGTGAAGGCGCAGAGCGAGGAGGGCTGGGGCCCCGAGAGGGAGGGAGTCATCACCATTGAGTCCCAGGTGGACCCGCAGAGCCCGCTCAGTCCCGTGCCAG GCACCCCCTTCACCCTGAGcaccccctgtgcccctggACCACTGGTTTTCACTGCCCTCAGCCCGGATTCTCTGCACCTCAGCTGGGAGAGACCCCGCGAGCCCAATGGGCCCATCCTGGGCTACAGGATCACCTGTGAGAGGCTGCATGGAGGAG GGGAGCCCAGAACAATCTATGTTGAAGGAGACAACCTGGAAACCACCCTGACTGTGCCCCACCTGAGTGAGAATGTCCCGTACAAGTTCAAAGTGCAAGCCAACACCACCCAAGGCTTCGGGCCAGAGAGAGAAGGCCTCATCACCATTGAATCTCAGGACAGAG gTGCTTTCTCCCAGTTTGGAGGACAGCAGTACATGCGAGAAGTTTACAAATTCCCCACTGAATACACCACCAAAACCAGCATCAGCCATTCCTCTCTGGATCCCCACTTCACAG ACGGGATGCTGGTGACCACCCAGCGTGTGGAGAACTCCAGCAGCACCCTCACCCAGGAGTTTGTGAGCCACACGGTGATGGCCAGCGGGACCCTCACCCAGCAGGTGGAGAGGCAGTTCTACGAGGCCTGA